In Methanomicrobiales archaeon, the DNA window CGTGTTCAGCCCCCGCCGGGAGCTCTACCGCGGGGCGGAGCTCCTCTACTCCATCCGCCCGGGCATCGAGATGGTTCCGCCGATGATCGCCCTTGCCCGGGACGTCGACAGCGATCTTTTGGTCTACCATCTCGGATTCGAGACCTACGCCGACGGCGGCGAACGGGTGGACTGCGGCGTGCTGCTCCACCGCTACCACCGCCGTCAGAACCCGTCGAACAGGGAAGACTGACTCTTCGCCGGCGCCTTCTTCTCCTCTTTCTGCTTCTCGGGAGCCTTTGCCCTCTCCCCGGCGCGGGTCGTTCCGGCGATCCCCTTGACGATCGCCGCTGCCCGCGTCCTGTCGTTCAGGAAGAAGTTCAGCTCGTCCGCATCCAGGTCCAGGGATGCGGCGAACCCTTCGGGGCTCCTCTCGATCAGGAGCGTCAGGGGGGTGAGGTAGCGTTCGCGGAGGATGCCCTGCGGGATGTGCGCCCGCTCTGCGATCTTCCTGAACAGGGTCCCCCGCACTGCCTTCTGCCGCTTCGAAGTGCCCATCCTTCTCCAGCGGGCAGGAGGCTGGATCCGCGAGTGGATGCCCTGTCCGCCCGCCGCAAGCGACGTCCCGAAGAGCATAATGGCGCTGGCGTACCGCCACAGGATGTAGTACTGCCGCCGCAGGGTGAGCCCGATCAGCTCGTCGGCACGGGAGAGGTATCGGTAGGCGCGCCCGAGCGCGCCCCGATCGCGCAGCTGCTCCAGGTTCCCCTCGACCCATTGCTCGATCACGTCCGGCGTCTCGTCAATCTCGCGGGACTGCTGGATCAGGTCCGCATCCCTCCGCCCGTGGAATACGGAACTGATGAGGTCGAAGATGGAGGATCGCGCGTCTTTGCTGGAACTGGCGATATCGCAGTCGGCGATGCTGTCCCGCCCTACGGCGGCGGCGTAGAGCATGTTGATACCGGCCCGCATGTCCCCGCCGGCGCTCTCGGCGATCTCCTTCAGGGCGGCATCCGAGCACCGCACCTTCTTCTGGATGGCGATCGCCTTGAGCCGGGGCAGCATGGAGCGTGCCTGGATGGCGCGGAACTGGATCAGATCGCAGCGGGATTTCAGCTCCGCGGGAACCGAGTAGATATCGTTCGCGATGAGGATGACGGGCTGACGCGTGGTCTTGAAGAGATCCAGGATCGCCTTCGCCCCGCCGCGGTCGGCAGTGCCATGGAGGTCATCGGCCTCGTCGAGCAGGATCAGCTTGCGGGACGCTCCGCTCAGACTCCTCGTCACGCTGGAGCTGCCGGCGATCTGCTCGATTGCGCTCTTCGTCCTCTGATCGCTGGCGTTCAGCTCGACCACGTCCCAGCCCATGTCGTGCGCCAGGGCATGGGCGCTCGAGGTCTTGCCCGTACCGGGCTTGCCGTAGAGGAGGAGCGGCTTGCTGTTCGGGCTCCAGTTCTGCGCCCATTCCACCATCTGCCGCAGTGCAGGCCCGTTTCCAACGACGTCCTGCAGCCGAATCGGGCGGTACTCTTCAGCCCAGTCCACATACAGGGTTTGGCCGGTAATCAAATAAATTATCTCTCATGAAGGATGATTACCTAAAGGACTAACGTTTGGTGGTATATTGGTGGATCACTGCTCCATTGATTCTGTTGCAAAGGCGGTGCGGGAGTATGTCGGTGTGA includes these proteins:
- a CDS encoding replication factor C large subunit, with translation MDWAEEYRPIRLQDVVGNGPALRQMVEWAQNWSPNSKPLLLYGKPGTGKTSSAHALAHDMGWDVVELNASDQRTKSAIEQIAGSSSVTRSLSGASRKLILLDEADDLHGTADRGGAKAILDLFKTTRQPVILIANDIYSVPAELKSRCDLIQFRAIQARSMLPRLKAIAIQKKVRCSDAALKEIAESAGGDMRAGINMLYAAAVGRDSIADCDIASSSKDARSSIFDLISSVFHGRRDADLIQQSREIDETPDVIEQWVEGNLEQLRDRGALGRAYRYLSRADELIGLTLRRQYYILWRYASAIMLFGTSLAAGGQGIHSRIQPPARWRRMGTSKRQKAVRGTLFRKIAERAHIPQGILRERYLTPLTLLIERSPEGFAASLDLDADELNFFLNDRTRAAAIVKGIAGTTRAGERAKAPEKQKEEKKAPAKSQSSLFDGF
- a CDS encoding UPF0146 family protein, translated to MRPYKRIEFLIGDYISRNYRSAVEIGAGRNVTAALLCAERGVRILCTDIRSIPPHEGLPTCVDDVFSPRRELYRGAELLYSIRPGIEMVPPMIALARDVDSDLLVYHLGFETYADGGERVDCGVLLHRYHRRQNPSNRED